From a region of the Methylomonas rapida genome:
- the recQ gene encoding DNA helicase RecQ translates to MTLARPCALQVLRTVFGYDSFRGQQQAIIQCLITGDDVLVLMPTGGGKSLCYQIPALVRDGVGIVISPLIALMQDQVSALHQVGVKAAYLNSTLSLEQVRQTEQALLDGDLDLLYIAPERLSNGRTQALFARCKIALFAIDEAHCVSQWGHDFRADYLLLSVLHEQFPTVPRIALTATADERTRQEIITRLALENAQVFVSGFDRPNIRYRIVQKDNARQQLLRFIQTEHPGDTGIIYCLSRKKVEETAEWLNQKGLRALPYHAGMSNEQRQKHQHRFLIEDGLIIVATIAFGMGIDKPNVRFVGHLDLPKSIEAYYQETGRAGRDGLPANAWMAYGLQDVLTLRQMLASSTADETHKRVEYHKLEAMLALCETVSCRRQALLAYFGDVQGGTSAAIGRTPKAADHLPQGCGNCDTCLEPVATWDGTVPAQQALSCIYRTGQRFGVNYLIDVLLGKSDERIRQFGHDKQSTFGIGKALDEKQWRSVFRQLVARALVEVDFESHGSLKLTEACRSVLRGEQTLMLRKDTQTTKSKTKGYEKRQPEHGADNALWNALRAKRKQLAEEQDVPPYVIFHDATLMAMVENRPRTHRQLALISGVGERKLALYGDAFLEVLAEFDDEANSTDTVSETLDLFRLGYSIEQVARQRGLKDDTVYNHLAKALEVGAVRFDEVLELSPEEIAGIEAVLLALPDERRNALKPVYEQLGGAYSYGILRCVRAALQHRLK, encoded by the coding sequence GTGACACTAGCACGTCCCTGTGCGTTGCAGGTGTTGCGCACGGTGTTTGGTTACGACAGTTTTCGTGGCCAGCAGCAAGCCATCATTCAGTGCCTGATAACCGGCGACGATGTGCTGGTACTGATGCCGACCGGCGGCGGCAAATCCTTGTGCTATCAAATTCCGGCGCTGGTCAGGGACGGCGTTGGCATCGTGATTTCGCCATTGATCGCGTTGATGCAGGATCAAGTTAGCGCCTTGCATCAAGTGGGCGTCAAGGCAGCCTATCTAAACTCGACGTTGTCGCTGGAACAGGTTAGGCAAACCGAGCAAGCGTTATTGGATGGCGATCTGGACTTGTTGTACATCGCACCGGAGCGATTGAGCAACGGCCGTACCCAGGCCCTTTTTGCCCGCTGCAAGATCGCCTTGTTCGCGATCGACGAAGCGCATTGCGTGTCGCAATGGGGGCACGATTTTCGCGCCGATTACTTGCTGTTGTCGGTGTTGCATGAGCAGTTTCCAACGGTGCCGCGCATCGCTCTGACGGCCACCGCCGACGAGCGCACCCGGCAGGAAATCATCACCCGACTGGCGCTGGAGAATGCACAGGTATTCGTCAGCGGTTTCGATCGGCCCAATATCCGCTACCGCATCGTGCAAAAAGACAATGCCCGGCAGCAATTACTGCGCTTCATTCAAACCGAACATCCGGGCGATACCGGCATCATCTATTGCCTGTCACGCAAAAAAGTCGAGGAAACGGCCGAGTGGCTGAATCAAAAAGGCTTGCGCGCCTTGCCTTACCATGCCGGCATGAGCAACGAACAGCGGCAGAAGCATCAGCATCGGTTCTTGATCGAAGACGGTTTGATCATCGTCGCCACCATTGCTTTCGGCATGGGCATAGACAAGCCTAATGTGCGCTTTGTCGGGCACCTGGATTTGCCGAAAAGCATCGAAGCCTATTATCAGGAAACCGGGAGGGCAGGGCGCGACGGTTTGCCGGCCAATGCCTGGATGGCTTACGGCTTGCAGGACGTATTGACTCTTCGGCAAATGCTGGCGTCCTCCACTGCCGACGAAACACATAAGCGCGTCGAATATCACAAGTTGGAAGCGATGCTGGCCTTGTGCGAGACGGTTTCCTGCCGGCGTCAAGCCTTGCTGGCTTATTTTGGCGATGTACAAGGAGGTACGAGTGCCGCGATAGGCAGGACGCCGAAAGCGGCCGATCATTTGCCGCAAGGTTGCGGCAATTGCGATACCTGTCTGGAACCCGTGGCGACCTGGGATGGCACCGTGCCCGCGCAACAGGCTTTGTCGTGTATTTATCGTACCGGCCAACGTTTTGGCGTGAATTATCTGATCGACGTGTTGCTGGGTAAAAGCGACGAACGCATCAGGCAGTTTGGCCACGACAAGCAATCGACCTTCGGCATAGGCAAAGCCCTGGATGAAAAGCAATGGCGCTCGGTATTCCGGCAACTGGTTGCGCGCGCTTTGGTGGAAGTCGACTTCGAGAGCCATGGCAGCCTGAAGTTGACGGAGGCCTGTCGTTCTGTGTTGCGCGGCGAACAAACCTTGATGTTGCGCAAGGATACACAGACGACCAAAAGCAAGACGAAGGGATACGAAAAGCGCCAGCCTGAGCACGGTGCCGATAATGCCCTGTGGAACGCGTTGCGCGCCAAACGCAAGCAGTTGGCCGAGGAACAGGATGTGCCGCCTTATGTGATTTTTCACGATGCCACTCTGATGGCGATGGTGGAAAATCGGCCACGCACGCATCGACAATTGGCGCTTATTTCCGGCGTCGGCGAGCGTAAGCTGGCACTGTACGGTGATGCGTTTTTGGAGGTGCTGGCGGAATTTGATGATGAGGCTAATTCAACCGATACTGTCAGCGAAACGCTGGATTTATTCCGGCTGGGCTACAGTATCGAACAGGTGGCGCGGCAGCGCGGGTTGAAAGACGATACGGTTTACAATCATTTGGCCAAAGCCCTGGAAGTGGGCGCGGTTCGTTTCGACGAGGTGTTGGAACTCTCGCCGGAGGAAATCGCCGGCATCGAGGCGGTGCTGTTGGCGCTGCCCGATGAGCGGCGCAATGCCCTGAAGCCCGTGTACGAACAATTGGGCGGGGCTTATAGTTATGGGATATTGCGCTGCGTCAGAGCCGCATTGCAGCATCGACTCAAATAA
- a CDS encoding DUF1249 domain-containing protein — translation MSQLRPVNTSLCLEKICESNYQKLFRLIPNLRSLGKTAIGQTQNRPSLHLDILERNPYTLTIELSHCFEQPLSRLLAPAVKIRVYLDAQLAEVIRDHDRPAVDRVYQNLGKALEIQEYKWRLNYFLQKWLDHCLKTEYCFSNTADCLI, via the coding sequence ATGAGCCAGCTCAGACCGGTCAACACTTCGTTATGCCTGGAAAAAATCTGTGAATCCAATTATCAGAAGCTGTTCAGACTGATACCGAATTTACGTTCGCTGGGAAAAACCGCGATCGGCCAAACTCAAAATCGTCCATCCTTGCATTTGGACATATTGGAACGCAATCCCTATACCCTGACGATAGAACTCAGCCACTGTTTCGAGCAACCCTTATCCAGATTATTGGCACCGGCCGTCAAAATTCGCGTTTATCTGGATGCGCAGCTAGCGGAAGTGATACGCGACCACGATCGCCCTGCGGTGGACCGGGTTTATCAAAATCTAGGCAAGGCGCTGGAAATTCAGGAATACAAATGGCGATTGAATTATTTTTTGCAAAAATGGCTGGATCACTGCCTGAAAACTGAATATTGCTTTTCGAATACCGCCGACTGCCTTATTTGA
- a CDS encoding tryptophan--tRNA ligase: MSKSIVLTGITTTGTPHLGNYAGAIRPAIKASKDEQVRPFYFLADYHALIKCNEPARVKQSSLEIAATWLALGLDTSNAVFYRQSDVPEILELTWMLTCVTAKGLMNRAHAYKAAVAENEEVEGNDPDKGITMGLFSYPILMAADILMFNANKVPVGKDQIQHIEMARDIASRFNHIYGEHFVLPEAVLDDNAATLLGLDGRKMSKSYNNTIPLFEPEKKLRKLINKIKTNSLEPGEPKDPEGCTLFGIYQAFANTHEVEAIRKRYAEGIGWGEMKQVLFEKINDEIAPARERYEALLEAPEHIEQQLQEGAEKARDISRPFIQQLREAVGISSISLG; the protein is encoded by the coding sequence ATGAGCAAGTCCATCGTTCTGACCGGTATTACCACGACGGGTACGCCGCATTTGGGAAATTACGCCGGCGCCATCCGTCCGGCGATCAAGGCCAGTAAGGATGAGCAGGTCAGGCCGTTTTATTTCCTGGCCGATTATCACGCCTTGATCAAATGTAACGAACCGGCCCGCGTCAAGCAATCCAGTCTGGAAATCGCCGCCACCTGGCTGGCGTTGGGCCTGGATACTTCGAATGCGGTGTTTTACCGCCAATCCGATGTGCCGGAAATTTTGGAACTGACCTGGATGCTGACTTGCGTGACGGCCAAGGGCTTGATGAACCGGGCGCACGCCTATAAGGCGGCCGTGGCCGAAAACGAAGAAGTGGAAGGCAACGATCCCGACAAGGGCATCACGATGGGCTTGTTCAGTTATCCTATCCTGATGGCGGCCGACATTTTGATGTTCAACGCGAACAAGGTGCCGGTCGGTAAGGATCAGATTCAGCATATCGAAATGGCCCGGGATATTGCCAGCCGCTTCAATCATATTTATGGCGAACATTTCGTGTTGCCGGAAGCGGTGCTGGATGACAATGCGGCGACACTATTGGGCCTGGACGGCCGCAAGATGAGTAAAAGCTACAACAACACCATTCCGTTGTTCGAGCCGGAAAAGAAACTGCGCAAACTGATCAATAAAATCAAAACCAATTCGCTGGAACCGGGGGAGCCCAAAGATCCGGAAGGTTGTACGCTATTTGGTATTTATCAGGCCTTTGCCAATACGCATGAAGTCGAAGCGATCCGCAAGCGTTATGCCGAAGGCATAGGCTGGGGCGAGATGAAACAGGTGTTGTTCGAGAAAATCAACGACGAAATCGCCCCGGCGCGTGAACGCTATGAGGCGCTGTTGGAAGCGCCCGAGCATATCGAGCAGCAATTGCAGGAGGGGGCTGAAAAGGCGAGAGACATTAGCCGGCCCTTTATTCAACAATTGCGCGAGGCGGTGGGGATTTCGTCGATCAGTTTGGGGTAA
- the gshA gene encoding glutamate--cysteine ligase has translation MNIQNIALPKRLRYLLDNNLHHLLQLGLKGIEKESLRIDRRGAIAQTPHPKALGSALTHPYITTDYSEALLEFITPPFADVKQTLSYMHQIHQFVYPELGEEMLLATSMPCGIDGDLSVPIAQYGSSNVGKMKHIYRKGLWHRYGRTMQAIAGIHFNYSVPQSLWPTLHRQVGNPGSLQSFIADGYFGLIRNFQRQGWLMLYLFGASPAICKSFFKSRPHLMAEFEEFDPHTLYHPYATSLRMSDIGYKSKNQAGLKIDYNSLDGYVESLSAAINTPYPDYEKIGVKLNGEYQQLNANLLQIENEFYSTMRPKQIAESGEKPTLALKRRGVLYVEMRSLDLNLFNPIGIEESTARFIEAFLLSCLLHDSPPQAMEEFQINNSNQLLVANQGRKPGLQLNKNGQTIDLKTWAHEILDAMQPICALLDQGSLDKPYQLALQQQQAKVDNPALTPSAHILACMSQNSQEFGCFASNTSALHKHYFLAQPLDSQVQQQFIDMAAASRQKQADIEAADTLSFDDFLTRYFSQS, from the coding sequence ATGAACATTCAAAACATCGCCTTACCCAAACGCCTGCGTTATCTGCTCGACAACAATCTGCACCACCTGCTGCAGCTGGGCTTAAAAGGCATAGAAAAAGAAAGCTTGCGTATCGACCGCCGCGGCGCCATTGCGCAAACCCCGCACCCCAAAGCCTTGGGTTCGGCGCTGACGCATCCTTACATCACGACCGATTACTCTGAAGCGCTGCTGGAATTCATCACGCCGCCGTTTGCCGACGTCAAGCAAACCTTGAGCTACATGCATCAGATTCACCAGTTCGTCTATCCTGAATTGGGCGAGGAAATGCTGCTGGCCACCAGCATGCCCTGCGGCATCGACGGCGATTTGAGCGTGCCGATCGCGCAATACGGCAGTTCCAACGTCGGCAAAATGAAGCACATTTACCGCAAGGGCCTGTGGCATCGTTACGGCCGCACGATGCAAGCCATCGCCGGCATCCATTTCAATTACTCGGTGCCGCAATCCCTGTGGCCCACGCTACACCGCCAGGTAGGAAATCCGGGTTCGCTGCAAAGCTTCATCGCCGACGGTTATTTTGGTCTGATCCGCAACTTTCAGCGCCAGGGCTGGCTGATGCTGTATTTGTTCGGCGCGTCGCCGGCGATTTGTAAAAGTTTCTTCAAAAGCCGCCCGCACCTGATGGCCGAATTCGAGGAATTCGATCCGCACACGCTTTATCACCCCTACGCCACCTCGCTGAGGATGAGTGACATCGGCTACAAAAGCAAAAACCAGGCGGGATTGAAGATAGATTACAACTCACTGGACGGCTATGTCGAAAGCCTCAGCGCCGCGATCAACACGCCGTACCCCGATTACGAAAAGATCGGCGTCAAACTCAACGGCGAATATCAGCAATTGAATGCCAACCTGCTGCAAATCGAAAACGAGTTTTACAGCACCATGCGCCCCAAGCAAATCGCCGAATCCGGCGAAAAACCCACGCTGGCCTTGAAGCGCCGCGGCGTCTTGTATGTGGAAATGCGCTCGCTGGATTTGAATCTATTCAATCCCATCGGCATCGAAGAAAGTACCGCGCGCTTCATCGAAGCCTTTTTGCTGAGTTGTTTATTGCATGACAGTCCACCACAAGCCATGGAAGAATTCCAGATCAACAACAGCAATCAGCTGCTGGTTGCCAACCAGGGCCGCAAACCGGGCTTGCAATTGAACAAAAACGGCCAAACCATCGATCTGAAAACCTGGGCGCATGAAATCCTGGATGCGATGCAACCGATTTGCGCGTTGCTGGACCAGGGCAGCCTGGACAAGCCCTATCAATTGGCTTTACAACAACAACAAGCCAAGGTGGACAACCCAGCCTTGACGCCGTCGGCGCATATCCTGGCCTGCATGAGCCAAAACAGCCAGGAATTCGGCTGTTTTGCCAGCAATACTTCGGCCTTGCACAAACATTATTTTTTGGCGCAACCACTCGACTCACAGGTTCAACAACAGTTTATCGACATGGCTGCTGCGTCCCGGCAAAAACAGGCCGATATCGAGGCTGCCGACACATTGTCCTTCGACGATTTTCTGACTCGTTATTTTTCGCAATCATGA
- a CDS encoding PilZ domain-containing protein encodes MLTHDERRDYIRMDVDCDLTYKLADSPTVKTGRCTTLSGAGVSFIADQAYAPGLAMEISITPKNNITPPMTAYIEVVRSTKHDDNHYEIAAAIKSIKAT; translated from the coding sequence ATGCTGACTCATGATGAAAGGCGCGATTACATCCGTATGGATGTTGACTGTGATCTCACTTACAAATTGGCCGATTCTCCCACTGTCAAAACTGGCCGCTGCACTACCTTGAGTGGCGCCGGCGTATCCTTTATTGCCGACCAGGCCTATGCCCCCGGTTTGGCGATGGAAATTAGCATTACCCCCAAAAACAACATTACACCGCCGATGACGGCCTATATCGAAGTGGTGCGCAGCACAAAACACGACGACAACCACTACGAAATTGCCGCCGCGATCAAAAGCATCAAGGCCACCTAA
- a CDS encoding 6-pyruvoyl trahydropterin synthase family protein has product MYIITKEVYFCYGHRLMNHPGKCRNLHGHSVKASIAIKSDELNQQGMVCDFADVRDAVESFVDQHLDHNFLLHKDDPIIPALLANNERFLAIDEHPTAEVLSKMIYQHLKREGLNVDQVVLWETASAYACYRED; this is encoded by the coding sequence ATGTACATCATCACCAAAGAAGTTTATTTTTGCTACGGCCACCGCCTGATGAATCATCCGGGCAAGTGCCGCAACCTGCATGGACACAGCGTCAAAGCCAGCATTGCCATCAAGAGCGACGAACTCAATCAGCAGGGCATGGTCTGCGACTTCGCCGATGTGCGCGACGCGGTCGAATCCTTCGTGGATCAACATCTGGATCATAACTTCCTGCTGCATAAGGACGACCCGATTATTCCGGCCTTGCTTGCCAACAACGAACGCTTCCTGGCCATCGACGAACATCCGACCGCCGAAGTCTTGAGCAAAATGATTTACCAACATTTGAAACGCGAAGGCCTGAATGTAGACCAAGTGGTGTTATGGGAAACCGCCAGCGCCTACGCCTGCTACCGGGAAGATTGA